One stretch of Astatotilapia calliptera chromosome 3, fAstCal1.2, whole genome shotgun sequence DNA includes these proteins:
- the LOC113014996 gene encoding uncharacterized protein LOC113014996, translating to MMQLNASGKKVEIMLKTMGQERPVSSYKLFGMEVAALKQNEYLRLPDVYTQKFIPVTKENIPKEENLRKWPYLKEVELTPINAGIGLLIGVNSPKALEPWRIINSEGNGPYAVLTRLGWVVNGPLSQGSERDEHDASFVQVNHISISSLEEMLVKQYNQDFVENQCNERAEMSVEDKQFMNIMSESAVLKDGHYYLKLPFRKPEVRMPNNKQVAQQRAQYLLKRFQKDQLFFEEYKEFMHNVSMEGHSEIIPQEQLKNEEGKVWYIPHHGVYHPRKKTLRVVYDCASTFSGTSLNKELLQGPDLTSTLLGVLIRFRQGPIALMTDIKGMFHQVRVAEEHVNFLRFLWWPDGDITKQLVEHRMLVHIFGAVSSPSCATYALLKTADDNQHLYPEEVIHTIRHSFYVDDCLKSAQSVEQAISLYQQLTEVCAKGGFKLNKWVCSDRSVLCQIPEENRATGVKMLDLSRDQLPTERALGVQWDIERDVFTFSIVNKNKPLTRRGILSNVSSIYDPLGFLAPVILPAKQILQHLCKLRFGWDETIPAEMAQTWQKWVEDLVLLNKFSIGRCVTPKGFGEIESAQLHHFCDASETGYGAVSYLRLSNGKQEVCVSFIIGKARVAPLKQVTIPRLELAAAVLAVRLDKMLSVELNLNLSESVFWSDSTTVLQYIANTTIRFKTYVANRVSTIHALTKVEQWRYISSKLNPADAATRGMTVGCFLKSSTWISGPEFLSKPVGHWPLDKIKKVCGMDPESKRKT from the exons ATGATGCAGTTAAATGCATCtggaaaaaaagtggaaatcATGTTAAAGACTATGGGTCAGGAAAGGCCAGTGAGTAGCTATAAACTTTTTGGTATGGAAgtagctgctttgaaacagaaTGAGTATTTGAGGTTGCCTGATGTGTACACTCAAAAGTTTATTCCTGTCACTAAAGAAAATATCCCTAAAGAAGAAAACTTAAGAAAATGGCCTTACTTAAAGGAGGTTGAGTTGACACCGATAAATGCTGGCATTGGGCTGCTTATTGGTGTGAATTCTCCCAAAGCGCTGGAACCTTGGAGAATCATTAACAGTGAGGGTAATGGACCCTATGCTGTGCTAACTCGTCTCGGTTGGGTTGTCAATGGGCCACTCAGTCAGGGTAGTGAAAGGGATGAGCATGATGCTAGTTTTGTCCAGGTAAACCACATTTCTATAAGTAGTTTAGAGGAAATGCTGGTTAAGCAGTATAATCAAGATTTTGTGGAGAACCAGTGTAATGAGCGTGCAGAAATGTCTGTAGAAGATAAACAGTTCATGAACATAATGTCAGAGTCAGCTGTACTTAAGGATGGCCATTATTACTTGAAATTACCCTTTCGTAAACCTGAAGTAAGAATGCCAAACAACAAGCAGGTGGCTCAGCAGAGGGCGCAATATCTGCTAAAACGGTTTCAGAAGGATCAGTTATTCTTTGAAGAATACAAAGAATTCATGCACAATGTTAGTATGGAGGGACATTCAGAAATCATACCACAAGAACAGTTGAAGAATGAGGAAGGAAAGGTGTGGTATATACCTCATCATGGGGTCTACCACCCCCGCAAGAAAACACTGCGTGTTGTGTATGATTGTGCTTCAACATTTTCTGGAACATCACTGAACAAAGAGCTATTACAAGGCCCAGATCTGACTAGCACTTTATTAGGTGTGCTGATTCGCTTTCGGCAGGGTCCAATAGCACTTATGACAGACATTAAAGGGATGTTTCATCAGGTCAGAGTAGCTGAGGAACACGTAAACTTTTTACGTTTTCTCTGGTGGCCCGATGGTGACATCACAAAACAGCTGGTGGAACATAGAATGCTGGTCCACATTTTTGGTGCAGTAtcctcccccagctgtgccaCCTATGCACTACTAAAGACTGCTGATGACAACCAACATCTGTACCCAGAGGAGGTTATACATACAATCAGGCATAGTTTTTATGTAGATGACTGTCTTAAATCTGCTCAGTCTGTTGAGCAGGCCATCTCACTTTATCAGCAGCTTACTGAGGTGTGTGCCAAGGGGGGATTTAAGCTCAATAAGTGGGTATGTAGTGATCGCTCTGTCCTCTGTCAGATCCCGGAGGAAAATAGAGCCACAGGTGTAAAGATGCTGGACCTTAGTCGGGATCAGCTACCCACAGAAAGAGCTCTCGGTGTGCAATGGGATATTGAACGTGATGTTTTCACATTCAGTATTGTGAACAAGAACAAACCACTTACAAGACGTGGTATTCTGTCCAATGTCAGCTCCATTTATGACCCTTTGGGTTTCTTAGCTCCAGTCATTCTGCCTGCAAAACAAATTCTGCAACATCTATGTAAACTGAGGTTTGGCTGGGATGAGACAATACCAGCAGAAATGGCACAAACCTGGCAAAAATGGGTTGAGGATTTAGTTCTTCTTAACAAGTTTAGTATTGGTAGATGTGTCACACCCAAAGGATTTGGGGAGATAGAAAGTGCACAGCTGCATCACTTTTGCGATGCCAGTGAAACTGGATATGGTGCCGTATCATATCTTAGGCTATCTAATGGCAAGCAGGAAGTGTGTGTTTCCTTTATTATTGGTAAAGCAAGGGTGGCGCCGTTAAAACAAGTCACCATCCCACGTCTTGAGCTGGCTGCTGCAGTTTTAGCTGTGCGCTTAGACAAAATGCTATCAGTTGAACTTAATCTTAATCTGAGTGAGTCAGTCTTTTGGTCTGACAGCACAACTGTGCTACAGTACATTGCAAACACAACCATACGGTTCAAAACGTATGTAGCTAATAGAGTTTCCACCATTCATGCTTTGACAAAAGTTGAGCAGTGGAGGTACATCAGTTCAAAGCTGAATCCAGCCGATGCAGCCACAAGAGGAATGACAGTTGGCTGTTTCCTGAAATCGTCCACCTGGATCAGTGGTCCAGAATTTCTCAGTAAACCTGTTGGTCACTGGCCT CTggacaaaattaaaaaggtgtgtGGCATGGATcctgaaagtaaaagaaaaacttaa